One Tunturibacter gelidoferens genomic region harbors:
- a CDS encoding VWA domain-containing protein → MIAPHLLRPLVMVVVLLASGLRIPSIAAQQKTSPPDQSPSTTAATIAVDARLVNLPVVVRDKKGALIQNLTKDDFTLQVDGKAQTIRYFDKDTNLPLTLGLLVDTSQSQRGVLDEERTASSTFLDQMLTNPKDQAFIVQFARQTELLQDLTTSRPLLQRALKEIDTPAPASADDDSDSRSHSRGGTVLYDALFLASDELMSKQTGRKALIILSDGVDRNSKENLVRSIEAAQRADTIIYAIYFKGEESHPQNNNPQHGRGGYPGGGFPGGGYPGGGYPGGRGGYPGGGNGGGNGGNYPSQSKVDGKKILERMAQETGGRLFEVKKNQDVAQIYNQIAEELRAQYRLGYTPAQDAASNGYHQVAVDIHQKGLVVQTRDGYYAGK, encoded by the coding sequence ATGATCGCCCCCCACCTGCTCCGGCCTCTTGTTATGGTCGTTGTCTTACTCGCCTCCGGCCTGCGCATTCCGAGCATCGCCGCACAACAAAAAACCTCTCCGCCCGATCAGTCCCCTTCCACCACGGCAGCGACGATCGCCGTCGACGCCCGGCTGGTCAATCTTCCCGTGGTCGTACGTGACAAAAAGGGAGCACTTATCCAGAACCTTACCAAGGATGACTTCACCCTTCAGGTGGACGGTAAGGCCCAGACCATCCGGTACTTCGACAAGGACACTAACCTCCCGCTCACCCTCGGCCTCCTCGTCGACACCAGCCAGTCCCAGCGCGGTGTCCTGGACGAAGAACGCACCGCGAGCAGTACCTTCCTCGATCAGATGCTGACCAACCCGAAGGATCAGGCCTTCATCGTCCAGTTTGCGCGTCAAACGGAGCTGTTGCAGGACTTAACGACTTCGCGCCCGCTGCTCCAAAGGGCTCTGAAAGAGATCGATACTCCCGCCCCCGCCTCCGCTGATGACGATAGCGACAGCCGCAGCCACAGCCGGGGAGGGACCGTTCTTTATGATGCTCTCTTTTTGGCTTCCGACGAGCTGATGAGTAAGCAGACAGGCCGCAAAGCCCTGATCATTCTCTCAGATGGTGTAGATCGAAACAGCAAGGAGAATCTCGTGCGATCCATCGAAGCCGCCCAGCGAGCCGACACCATCATCTATGCCATTTATTTCAAAGGGGAAGAGTCTCATCCGCAGAACAATAACCCTCAGCACGGTCGTGGTGGCTACCCTGGCGGTGGCTTCCCCGGGGGCGGATATCCTGGTGGTGGCTACCCCGGCGGCCGCGGCGGCTATCCCGGAGGGGGCAATGGGGGTGGCAATGGGGGGAACTATCCCAGCCAGAGCAAGGTCGACGGAAAGAAGATCCTCGAACGCATGGCACAGGAGACTGGTGGCCGTCTCTTCGAGGTAAAGAAAAATCAAGACGTCGCTCAGATCTATAACCAGATAGCGGAAGAGCTTCGAGCACAGTACCGCCTCGGTTACACCCCCGCCCAGGACGCAGCTTCGAACGGCTACCATCAGGTCGCGGTAGACATCCATCAGAAAGGTCTCGTCGTCCAGACCCGCGACGGCTACTATGCCGGGAAGTAG